The Aureibacter tunicatorum genome includes a window with the following:
- a CDS encoding carboxypeptidase-like regulatory domain-containing protein: MSDSEIIEYFSNSKNKTCGRFNSNQLRSYNEFQKPSRFKWLDLGVIGSLILSMFSIHEVQSQSKKYGVNPGISISKNRRADKIDNLDKKEDNAVMVITGRVIEESGEGAIGVNVVQKGSKTGTSTDFDGNFSLVVAKAKAKIVFNGIGYETQELIVSEENCENIIVTIESNAEILGEIVIMTGEVSSNKLYSSRKSIWQRIKNIF, from the coding sequence ATGAGTGATAGTGAAATCATTGAGTATTTTAGCAATTCGAAAAACAAAACCTGTGGCAGGTTCAATTCCAATCAGTTAAGGAGTTATAATGAATTTCAGAAGCCGTCCAGGTTTAAATGGCTTGACCTTGGTGTAATCGGTTCATTGATACTATCTATGTTTTCTATTCACGAAGTTCAATCTCAATCAAAAAAATATGGTGTAAATCCAGGTATTTCAATTTCCAAGAATAGAAGAGCAGATAAGATAGATAATTTAGATAAAAAAGAAGATAATGCCGTAATGGTGATCACTGGCAGAGTCATCGAAGAAAGCGGAGAAGGAGCTATTGGTGTGAATGTTGTCCAAAAAGGCTCAAAAACAGGGACATCAACAGATTTTGATGGGAATTTTTCATTAGTTGTTGCAAAGGCAAAAGCTAAAATAGTTTTTAATGGTATAGGTTATGAAACTCAAGAGTTAATTGTTAGCGAAGAAAATTGCGAAAATATAATCGTTACTATTGAAAGTAATGCAGAAATACTTGGAGAAATAGTTATAATGACTGGCGAAGTTAGTTCTAATAAACTTTATTCCTCCAGAAAATCAATTTGGCAGCGCATCAAGAACATTTTTTAA
- a CDS encoding alpha-2-macroglobulin family protein: MRVLFKLFFVIFLIYMNVDSWAQTNEITQHFSFRYKITDQQAKILYENPKYEIDSTFLTKFVRKVQSDDNIKNEKPGHYIDVKGNGNDDMYFHLKSNNYLYLLDWSNGAMQKFSFYDHQGNFSSQLTVKLGGKILKWNAEEQVYISKKYNKGILEVKSATGISFWEIVFSEKFTKNKFSWKKLFERDEDKEYDEDYFELADSEGFVLTNQPKYRPQDSVFYKAFITDKKGNKNSGAVRVYLTEEYNRDFHRGNYTFYNDEDDLIKIADLNPYRDGAYSGKFVLHDSLDLDLDEEYCILFTQGNKLLKYGDFYLEDYELPKYKTEFRAQSDDFYNENPVFYARAKDFNGFNVPGINCKLKIEKFYKSKVWKPYTFIPDLIWEKEMPLDPIGETKIEVPKDIFPDAKFSYYISIDFIASDGTLNKESEHFTYTPRLEKYSSIKIDGDTVKFDTKHKEKNAQLETTSYFGKKNTLYVSLPHKLSVDANTFKYQLFTAQDTSKKVLESRRINPIYSRTDDSLSVKISKKLPFDFNYTLYKGDKQIEYGKVKGSEADQWQLNRKINKNSTYSIAIHYQWGKTIQKNNFLIRKPSEFLKINHDLPAVVYPGEEKEINISITDKDSQKVKNADVTALAYNSQFKKSQAEDLPYYFEFENYRKQNRFFKKNIATEKKNIDQGKFIHLPLDTVVLHQMLSSKDIFIHKEAIEDKTKSWLSPFVVNNNKLRKTYMLKINDLWQYFEKTKQNYVFPVKEGLHSFVFRLNDGAYLSEKIMIEKGYRYWISFPEKLLTKFDYDPILSDEEWNQISPYMIKVKGSGNYNYLYEGEKIFKLDYFQKNLLGPIYNSEAELWKNNNYKMNIPIAGEYQYQITNDIIMMERKDLLTESHKVFNEKYWQNAPLHSKIINYKYLQKIDSLEKVNKSWKYDWINKKNQQNESVKIQWPKSEKNLFVILTKADDPSQILFKKIKLHNRSQQDNFWLPVGKYRLIAIDEEKNSIEDEFEVKADGDTYIIYDQFDTTELNLSRENINKAIKRVHSLRSTKNEIFINEYFYIVINELWKSYYPEKFEKYPLKINGKILNLLGIGIENAQVISNSSKNQTMSDSLGNFSMQITENDSLLYIHKGNLSRWLPIRNKIDVVTVLFERKKWYEKNILGNEKSKIFNDSILIKYRNNIDKKRKANYQFYDIEEVILEEIPLDDSLDEIFITASGVQRTKKSLGYAVTTTTSSSLNGKVAGVAISNNSQNSVIIRGQASISGNSQPIYIVDGMPVSSIDQLDPEQINSMSVLKGNAATALYGSRAANGVIIISTTEKKYDPKSKEMIALVENIPDNFILTNKNLNGIRADFRDYAYWQDRLKTDEEGKTSFKVKYPDDVTAWDNFIYVFDDQKRTGQAAFRTKSYKPLLAEISAPRFLIKGDQTDVVSKISNYTSEEVDLNAEFSEGTKSNSQQINVKNSHIDYHTLTADEDTLHFSYSINTPEGYYDGEKRKIPVFAQGIEKSKGEFKKLEQNNPWSPDLPQQGEKIIMSLQSHSPDWIIEQLDHVQKYPYTCNEQKASKILALLQKKRLYEQLDRKFVEKSSLKKLSAELIDNQMADGTWSWWNNNGPTSWFSTWQAYKAVEKLAENSKNKDAVKAKEKILINLENNLRDMPFRVQLETFDLLTKDKQKFYFERKIKDINSDSLEKHTLYQRLKINQIKRKLDLDDDKYLLKNEMKTDIFGNYYWTDGQQYSVEENKIATTLLALEMLEENNPNDINLQKIYDYLIEQRAYYWENTLLATNVMEALEKYFDHSNLYSGNAVVEVNIDGKTQEVDKFPFEQEIIGQSISIRKKSEDKLPVYASIYQRYQLQKPKADSTLFAVKTELVDEKDSIADNLLVGQRINLSVSIDAKKEASQVMLSIPIPAGCSYTKKSQAYYPESHREYYKDRIHIYLEKITEGKHQFEIPLTVRFAGDYTLNPTQVELMYFPTLDGNNELKKVKIIKEKGSETL, from the coding sequence ATGAGAGTGTTATTTAAACTATTTTTTGTTATTTTTTTGATTTATATGAATGTTGATTCATGGGCTCAGACTAATGAAATTACTCAGCATTTCTCTTTTAGATATAAGATTACAGATCAGCAGGCAAAGATCTTGTATGAAAATCCAAAATATGAAATTGATTCTACATTTTTGACAAAATTTGTCAGAAAAGTTCAATCCGATGACAATATTAAAAACGAAAAACCAGGACATTATATAGATGTCAAAGGAAATGGAAATGACGATATGTATTTTCATCTCAAAAGCAATAATTATCTTTATTTGTTGGATTGGTCAAATGGTGCAATGCAAAAATTTTCATTTTATGACCATCAAGGAAATTTTTCTAGTCAACTGACTGTCAAACTCGGCGGGAAAATATTAAAATGGAATGCTGAGGAGCAGGTTTATATTTCAAAAAAATATAATAAAGGAATATTGGAAGTAAAATCAGCCACTGGGATTTCATTTTGGGAAATAGTTTTTTCTGAAAAATTTACAAAAAATAAATTTAGTTGGAAGAAGCTATTTGAACGTGATGAGGATAAAGAATACGATGAAGATTATTTTGAACTTGCCGACAGCGAAGGATTTGTTTTGACCAATCAACCAAAATACCGTCCGCAAGATTCGGTATTTTATAAAGCATTTATCACAGACAAAAAAGGAAATAAAAACTCAGGAGCTGTTAGAGTTTATCTTACTGAAGAATACAATAGAGATTTTCATAGAGGAAATTATACTTTTTATAATGATGAAGATGATCTTATCAAAATTGCTGACTTAAATCCTTATCGTGATGGTGCATATTCTGGAAAATTTGTCTTGCATGATAGTCTTGACCTTGATCTGGATGAAGAATACTGTATTTTATTTACTCAAGGAAATAAATTGCTGAAGTATGGTGATTTTTATCTTGAGGATTATGAATTGCCAAAATATAAAACAGAATTCAGAGCTCAGTCTGATGATTTTTATAATGAAAATCCAGTTTTTTATGCCAGAGCGAAGGATTTCAATGGCTTTAATGTTCCCGGGATAAATTGTAAATTAAAAATTGAAAAATTTTATAAAAGTAAAGTATGGAAGCCATATACTTTTATTCCTGACTTGATCTGGGAAAAAGAAATGCCTTTGGATCCGATCGGTGAGACAAAAATCGAAGTACCGAAAGATATTTTTCCTGATGCAAAGTTTAGTTATTATATTTCTATTGACTTTATCGCTTCTGATGGAACATTAAATAAAGAATCAGAACATTTTACTTATACACCAAGATTAGAAAAGTATTCTTCGATCAAAATTGATGGAGACACAGTCAAATTTGACACAAAACACAAAGAAAAAAATGCTCAGTTAGAGACTACTTCCTATTTTGGTAAAAAAAATACTCTTTATGTAAGCTTGCCTCACAAATTATCAGTTGATGCTAATACTTTCAAATATCAACTATTCACCGCTCAAGATACTTCAAAAAAAGTATTAGAATCAAGGCGTATAAATCCGATTTATTCACGTACTGATGATTCACTTTCAGTAAAAATTTCAAAAAAACTCCCTTTTGATTTTAATTACACCTTATATAAAGGAGATAAACAAATCGAATATGGAAAAGTAAAAGGAAGTGAAGCAGATCAATGGCAACTGAATAGAAAAATAAATAAAAACTCCACTTATAGTATTGCCATACATTATCAATGGGGAAAAACCATTCAGAAAAATAATTTCTTGATCCGAAAGCCATCAGAATTTTTAAAAATTAATCATGATCTGCCAGCAGTCGTCTATCCCGGCGAAGAAAAAGAAATAAATATCAGCATCACTGACAAAGATAGCCAAAAAGTAAAAAATGCAGATGTAACAGCCTTGGCTTATAATTCTCAGTTTAAAAAATCTCAAGCAGAAGATCTACCCTACTATTTTGAATTTGAAAATTATAGAAAACAAAATAGATTCTTTAAAAAAAATATAGCCACTGAAAAGAAAAATATTGACCAAGGCAAGTTCATTCACCTTCCGCTTGATACAGTTGTCTTACATCAGATGTTGTCGAGCAAAGATATTTTTATTCATAAAGAAGCCATCGAAGACAAGACAAAATCCTGGCTGAGCCCTTTTGTCGTAAATAATAACAAATTGCGCAAAACTTACATGCTCAAAATCAATGATCTGTGGCAATATTTTGAAAAAACTAAACAGAATTATGTATTTCCAGTCAAAGAAGGCTTGCATTCATTTGTATTTAGACTAAATGACGGTGCTTATCTGAGTGAAAAAATAATGATCGAAAAAGGCTATCGATATTGGATTAGTTTTCCTGAAAAATTGTTAACAAAATTTGATTACGATCCAATATTATCTGATGAAGAATGGAATCAGATCTCACCTTATATGATCAAAGTTAAAGGGTCAGGAAATTATAATTACTTGTATGAAGGAGAAAAAATATTCAAACTCGATTATTTCCAGAAAAATTTGCTTGGTCCAATATATAATAGTGAAGCTGAACTTTGGAAGAATAATAATTATAAAATGAACATTCCAATCGCAGGTGAATATCAGTATCAAATCACAAATGACATCATTATGATGGAGCGAAAAGATCTACTTACTGAAAGTCATAAAGTATTTAATGAAAAATATTGGCAAAATGCTCCACTTCATTCTAAAATCATTAATTATAAATATTTACAAAAAATAGACAGTCTCGAAAAAGTTAATAAATCGTGGAAATATGATTGGATAAATAAAAAAAATCAGCAAAATGAATCAGTAAAAATACAATGGCCAAAATCTGAAAAAAATCTATTTGTCATATTAACTAAAGCTGATGATCCTTCACAGATATTATTTAAAAAAATAAAACTTCATAATAGATCTCAACAAGATAACTTCTGGCTACCTGTGGGTAAATATAGGTTGATTGCGATCGATGAAGAAAAAAATAGTATCGAAGATGAATTTGAAGTAAAAGCTGACGGCGACACCTATATAATATATGATCAGTTTGATACAACAGAATTAAATCTTTCTAGAGAAAATATTAATAAGGCTATAAAGCGAGTACATAGCCTCCGTAGCACTAAAAATGAAATATTTATAAATGAATATTTTTATATTGTTATCAACGAACTCTGGAAAAGTTATTATCCAGAAAAATTTGAGAAATATCCACTTAAAATCAACGGAAAAATACTTAATCTATTAGGAATAGGAATTGAGAATGCTCAAGTCATAAGTAATTCTTCTAAAAATCAAACGATGTCAGATTCACTTGGAAATTTTTCTATGCAGATCACAGAAAATGATAGCCTATTATATATTCACAAAGGAAATTTATCGCGCTGGTTACCTATCAGAAATAAAATCGATGTAGTTACAGTTCTATTTGAAAGAAAAAAATGGTATGAAAAGAATATATTAGGAAATGAAAAGTCAAAAATATTTAATGATTCTATTTTAATTAAATACAGAAATAATATCGATAAAAAAAGAAAAGCTAACTATCAATTTTATGATATAGAAGAAGTGATTTTAGAAGAAATTCCTCTTGATGATAGCTTAGATGAAATATTCATAACTGCATCAGGAGTTCAAAGAACAAAAAAATCTCTAGGATATGCAGTTACTACAACTACCTCAAGCTCATTAAACGGAAAAGTCGCAGGAGTTGCGATCTCTAATAATTCTCAAAATAGTGTTATCATCAGAGGACAAGCTTCCATTTCTGGAAATTCTCAGCCAATTTATATAGTTGACGGAATGCCGGTTAGTTCAATTGATCAATTAGATCCTGAGCAAATAAATTCGATGAGTGTATTGAAAGGAAATGCGGCGACGGCACTTTATGGGTCGCGCGCAGCTAATGGCGTTATTATTATTTCTACCACAGAAAAAAAATATGATCCGAAGAGCAAAGAGATGATTGCTTTGGTGGAAAATATTCCTGACAATTTTATTTTGACAAATAAAAATCTAAACGGAATACGAGCTGATTTTAGAGATTATGCGTATTGGCAGGACAGATTGAAGACCGATGAGGAGGGAAAAACTTCATTTAAAGTAAAATATCCGGATGATGTCACGGCTTGGGATAATTTTATTTATGTATTTGACGATCAGAAGCGCACGGGACAGGCTGCATTCCGAACAAAATCTTATAAACCGTTGCTGGCTGAAATTTCTGCGCCGAGATTTTTGATTAAAGGAGATCAGACTGATGTCGTGAGCAAGATTTCTAATTATACTTCTGAAGAAGTTGACTTGAATGCAGAATTTTCTGAAGGAACTAAATCCAACAGCCAGCAGATAAATGTAAAAAATTCGCATATTGATTATCATACATTGACTGCTGATGAAGATACGCTGCATTTTTCTTATTCGATCAACACTCCCGAAGGATATTATGACGGAGAAAAAAGAAAAATACCGGTATTCGCTCAAGGAATAGAAAAATCGAAAGGCGAATTTAAAAAATTGGAGCAAAATAATCCTTGGTCTCCTGACCTTCCTCAGCAAGGTGAAAAAATAATCATGAGTCTGCAAAGCCATTCGCCTGATTGGATCATCGAGCAGCTGGATCATGTGCAAAAATATCCGTACACTTGTAATGAGCAAAAAGCTTCGAAAATATTGGCATTGCTTCAGAAAAAACGCTTGTATGAGCAGTTGGATAGAAAATTTGTAGAAAAATCTTCGCTCAAAAAACTTTCTGCCGAACTCATCGACAACCAAATGGCTGACGGAACTTGGTCTTGGTGGAATAATAATGGCCCAACGAGTTGGTTTTCGACTTGGCAGGCATACAAAGCTGTAGAAAAACTTGCCGAAAATTCTAAAAATAAAGATGCGGTAAAAGCCAAAGAAAAAATCCTGATTAATCTGGAAAATAATCTCAGAGATATGCCATTCAGAGTACAGCTAGAAACTTTTGATTTACTAACAAAAGACAAGCAGAAGTTTTATTTTGAAAGAAAAATCAAAGATATCAACTCGGATTCCTTGGAAAAGCATACACTTTATCAGCGTTTGAAAATTAATCAAATCAAAAGAAAACTTGATCTGGATGATGATAAATATCTGCTGAAAAATGAAATGAAGACAGATATCTTTGGCAATTATTATTGGACTGACGGTCAGCAATATTCTGTCGAAGAAAATAAAATCGCTACGACACTTTTGGCGCTGGAAATGCTCGAAGAAAATAATCCAAACGATATTAATCTGCAAAAAATCTATGACTACTTGATCGAACAGCGCGCATACTATTGGGAAAATACTTTGCTGGCGACTAATGTGATGGAAGCTCTCGAAAAGTATTTTGATCACAGCAATCTGTACAGCGGAAATGCTGTTGTAGAAGTGAATATCGATGGAAAAACGCAGGAGGTTGACAAATTTCCTTTTGAACAGGAAATAATCGGTCAGTCGATCAGCATCAGAAAAAAATCTGAAGACAAACTACCGGTCTATGCGAGCATCTATCAGAGATATCAGCTTCAAAAACCAAAAGCCGACAGCACTTTGTTCGCTGTCAAGACAGAATTAGTCGATGAAAAAGACAGCATCGCAGATAATCTTTTGGTTGGTCAACGAATAAACCTTTCGGTGTCTATCGATGCAAAAAAAGAAGCCAGCCAAGTGATGCTAAGCATTCCTATACCGGCGGGGTGTTCTTATACAAAAAAATCTCAGGCATATTATCCTGAATCTCACCGTGAATATTATAAAGATCGCATTCATATTTATCTTGAAAAAATCACGGAAGGAAAACATCAATTTGAAATTCCTCTGACCGTTCGCTTTGCCGGAGATTATACACTCAATCCTACACAAGTCGAGCTGATGTATTTTCCGACGCTCGACGGAAATAATGAGCTTAAGAAAGTTAAGATTATAAAAGAAAAAGGCTCTGAAACACTTTAA
- a CDS encoding transglutaminase domain-containing protein — protein MRIYLLTLFSFLSQLGFGQISDFKEVDFQKADSIAYSHDKEDLKNLPILSYKLTSELDRDVEKFRSIFTWVSTNIIYDHDMYKKIQAKERKYVDDSLALNNWKKSMVPIAFEKLEKQRKTTCGGYAYLINELAKMADLECELIIGYSKTPVSNTEFPARVNHTWNAVKLNGKWYLCDATFASGYYDPNIYEYVPEYNEYYFLSDPDLFIMNHYPLDHKWLLTDTKTSLEQFILAPVIYKEAYKHDFKPSQPSTLKVKMQKGISRRFSFITDKAFKDEDITLWIGEKVKRKPALISNGEGRLEFDITFNSKGTYDLHVQVSEDYVASYVVKVKK, from the coding sequence ATGAGAATATATTTATTAACCCTATTTAGTTTTCTTAGCCAGTTAGGTTTTGGACAGATTAGTGATTTTAAAGAAGTTGATTTTCAGAAAGCTGATAGCATAGCTTACTCGCATGACAAAGAAGATCTTAAGAATTTGCCTATTTTGTCATACAAATTAACGTCTGAACTGGATCGAGATGTAGAAAAGTTTCGATCCATATTTACTTGGGTAAGTACTAATATCATTTATGACCACGATATGTACAAAAAAATTCAAGCAAAAGAACGAAAATATGTGGATGACAGCCTTGCCTTGAATAATTGGAAAAAATCCATGGTTCCAATAGCATTTGAAAAGCTGGAAAAGCAACGAAAGACGACTTGCGGAGGCTATGCGTATTTGATCAATGAATTAGCGAAAATGGCTGATTTAGAATGCGAATTAATCATTGGCTATAGCAAGACGCCAGTATCCAATACAGAATTTCCCGCTCGTGTTAATCATACATGGAATGCTGTAAAATTAAACGGGAAATGGTATTTATGCGACGCTACTTTCGCCAGTGGATATTATGATCCTAATATTTATGAATATGTGCCGGAATACAATGAATATTATTTTTTATCTGATCCGGATTTATTCATAATGAATCATTATCCTTTGGATCATAAGTGGTTGCTTACAGATACAAAGACAAGTTTAGAGCAATTCATATTGGCTCCGGTTATTTACAAAGAAGCTTACAAGCATGACTTTAAGCCATCACAGCCTTCCACATTGAAAGTGAAAATGCAAAAAGGCATTTCGCGAAGATTTAGCTTTATAACAGATAAAGCGTTCAAGGATGAGGATATAACTCTTTGGATCGGTGAAAAGGTGAAGCGAAAGCCTGCTCTGATCAGTAATGGAGAGGGAAGATTGGAATTCGACATTACTTTTAATAGCAAAGGAACATATGATCTGCATGTGCAAGTAAGCGAGGATTATGTTGCGTCTTATGTTGTTAAAGTTAAAAAATAG